Proteins from one bacterium genomic window:
- the moaC gene encoding cyclic pyranopterin monophosphate synthase MoaC — MTKLSHVDEGGKAAMVDVSGKEPQLRIARATGKISLASSTLPLIAENAIKKGDVLCVAEIAGIQAAKRASELIPLCHPLRLTDVKVKASPESDGVVVETEVRCVDRTGAEMEALTAAAVALLTVYDMCKAADKNMRIGEISLVEKSKHDIA; from the coding sequence ATGACAAAACTTTCGCACGTGGACGAAGGCGGCAAGGCGGCGATGGTGGACGTAAGCGGCAAGGAACCCCAGTTGAGGATCGCGCGCGCCACGGGGAAAATAAGCCTTGCGTCCTCGACGCTTCCTCTCATCGCGGAAAACGCAATCAAGAAGGGCGACGTGCTGTGTGTCGCGGAAATCGCGGGAATTCAGGCCGCAAAGCGCGCGTCTGAATTGATCCCGCTCTGCCATCCGCTTCGGCTGACCGATGTCAAGGTGAAGGCGTCGCCCGAATCTGACGGAGTGGTGGTGGAAACCGAAGTGCGATGCGTGGATCGGACGGGCGCGGAGATGGAAGCTCTGACCGCCGCAGCCGTCGCGCTTTTGACCGTCTACGACATGTGCAAGGCCGCGGACAAGAACATGCGCATCGGCGAAATCTCGCTCGTGGAGAAGTCAAAGCATGACATCGCGTGA
- a CDS encoding molybdenum cofactor synthesis protein encodes MTSREFEILSVNLSTEKGTSKHPAGEIEIGAAGVVGDAHAGAGARQVSLLAIESIERFGREEGREFSPGEFAENLTTRGFLFGDVRVLDEISIGDVLLEVTQIGKPCHGGGGAIFRDVGKCVMPNDGVFARVVRTGRVSAGDRGVHLPRRLRISVITVSDRASRGEYVDKSGPAVCELLKKHFEVAGWRCDIAAGVVPDDAKDIRAALNEAISIGADVVFAVGGTGIGPRDVTPEVVAEFIDKPMTGVVDAMRAKFGAGNPNALLSRAVAGASGTRLFYAIPGSPRAATEYASEILCTLEHAIFMVRGVDTHAEC; translated from the coding sequence ATGACATCGCGTGAATTTGAAATACTGTCGGTCAATCTCTCGACCGAGAAGGGCACAAGCAAGCATCCGGCAGGGGAAATCGAAATCGGCGCGGCCGGAGTGGTTGGCGACGCGCACGCGGGCGCGGGCGCGCGGCAGGTCAGCCTGCTCGCGATCGAAAGCATCGAGCGCTTCGGGCGGGAAGAGGGGCGCGAGTTCTCGCCCGGCGAGTTCGCGGAAAACCTGACTACGCGCGGGTTTTTGTTCGGAGACGTCCGCGTGCTGGACGAGATTTCAATCGGCGACGTGCTTCTGGAAGTGACGCAAATCGGAAAGCCCTGCCATGGCGGCGGGGGCGCGATTTTCCGCGATGTAGGAAAGTGTGTGATGCCCAATGATGGTGTGTTCGCGCGCGTTGTGCGGACAGGCCGCGTCAGCGCGGGAGACCGCGGCGTTCACCTGCCGCGGCGATTGCGCATTTCCGTGATCACGGTAAGCGACCGCGCATCGCGCGGCGAGTACGTTGACAAAAGCGGCCCTGCCGTATGCGAGTTGCTTAAGAAGCATTTCGAGGTGGCTGGGTGGCGATGCGATATTGCAGCCGGGGTCGTACCCGACGACGCAAAGGATATCCGCGCGGCCCTGAACGAGGCGATTTCCATTGGTGCGGACGTCGTATTCGCGGTGGGCGGAACCGGGATAGGCCCGCGAGATGTAACACCAGAGGTTGTTGCTGAATTCATAGATAAGCCCATGACCGGCGTGGTTGATGCGATGCGGGCGAAGTTCGGCGCGGGCAATCCGAACGCGCTGCTAAGCCGCGCCGTCGCGGGAGCGTCGGGCACGCGCCTGTTTTACGCGATTCCCGGAAGCCCCCGCGCCGCGACGGAGTACGCGTCTGAAATTCTCTGCACGCTCGAACATGCGATTTTCATGGTGCGCGGCGTGGATACACACGCCGAGTGTTGA
- the wtpA gene encoding tungstate ABC transporter substrate-binding protein WtpA, with protein sequence MVNRNLSIVLAFLFQAAMALATSCPAPEKESPPPKQPQAAMPADELSGRLTIFHAGSLSVPLAEVSKAFEAKHPKVKVLAEAAGSRDTARKVSDLGQTCDIVACADYEVIDELLIPDHASFNIRFARNRIIIAYTDKSLRAQELTTTNWHELLLLDEVKFGRADPDRDPCGYRTLMVFQLAEKLYAKPGLADALTKKDGDKYIRPKETDLLALLESGEIDYLFIYYSVAVQHNLKYLDLPGEVNLGDVDRSQEYKSASVEVVGKSPGEFTTLYGAPIVYAVTIPKNSSNPRAAAAYLEFLLSPEGGAIIEKCGQPPISPAVCAQYEALPESLKPLCIAAE encoded by the coding sequence ATGGTAAACCGGAATTTAAGTATTGTGTTGGCGTTTCTTTTCCAGGCGGCGATGGCGCTTGCAACGTCTTGCCCCGCGCCAGAAAAGGAATCCCCCCCGCCCAAGCAACCGCAAGCGGCGATGCCAGCTGACGAGCTTTCCGGGAGATTAACGATTTTTCATGCGGGAAGCCTCTCGGTGCCGCTCGCCGAAGTTTCGAAGGCGTTCGAAGCGAAGCATCCAAAGGTTAAGGTGCTCGCCGAAGCAGCGGGAAGCCGCGACACCGCGCGCAAAGTCAGCGATCTGGGACAGACCTGCGACATAGTCGCCTGCGCGGATTACGAGGTCATAGACGAGCTGCTCATTCCCGATCACGCATCGTTCAACATAAGATTCGCTCGAAACAGGATAATTATCGCCTATACCGACAAATCGCTTCGCGCGCAGGAGTTGACGACCACCAACTGGCACGAGCTGCTACTTTTGGACGAAGTAAAATTCGGCCGCGCCGACCCGGACCGCGATCCATGCGGATATCGCACGCTCATGGTTTTCCAGCTCGCGGAAAAGCTATACGCGAAACCGGGGCTCGCCGACGCGCTCACGAAAAAGGACGGGGATAAATACATAAGGCCCAAGGAGACCGACCTGCTTGCGCTCTTGGAATCCGGCGAGATCGACTACCTTTTCATTTACTACTCGGTGGCCGTCCAGCATAATCTTAAATACCTCGATCTCCCCGGCGAGGTGAACCTGGGAGATGTGGATCGCTCGCAGGAATACAAATCCGCTTCCGTCGAGGTCGTCGGAAAATCCCCGGGCGAATTCACGACTCTTTACGGCGCGCCGATTGTTTATGCCGTGACGATTCCCAAAAACTCTTCAAATCCAAGGGCTGCCGCAGCTTATCTCGAATTCCTGCTGTCGCCAGAAGGGGGGGCGATCATCGAAAAATGCGGGCAGCCGCCGATTTCGCCCGCAGTGTGCGCGCAGTACGAGGCGCTGCCTGAATCCCTGAAGCCGCTTTGCATCGCGGCCGAATGA
- the fdhD gene encoding formate dehydrogenase accessory sulfurtransferase FdhD gives MTKESENPTISLPALRFGDSAQPIAIDERVIVERLFRIMLNGEEYAAASILPGMEREFVYGFLYTSGAISRAEDVTDLQIAGDGAAAFVSTDGKTFDEYLYKARLPLTPGTACGAEPQAISTAGLPALVSDLRVRPSDILDALKTVRAESALFRETGGVHSVALFDSDGRLVARADDVGRHNAFDKIAGACLLCKLNPSALFAVTTGRLSSEIVGKCWRLGVPLLVSPSCATSRAIEIAALANIALCGFARGRRLAVYSADWRIGGRE, from the coding sequence ATGACCAAAGAAAGCGAAAATCCGACTATTTCATTGCCTGCCCTCAGATTCGGCGACTCGGCGCAGCCCATCGCCATCGACGAGCGGGTGATAGTGGAAAGGCTTTTCCGCATCATGCTCAACGGAGAGGAGTACGCGGCGGCAAGCATCCTTCCGGGCATGGAAAGGGAATTCGTTTACGGATTTCTTTATACTTCCGGAGCGATTTCCCGAGCAGAAGATGTGACCGATTTGCAGATTGCAGGGGATGGGGCTGCCGCGTTTGTCAGTACCGACGGGAAGACATTCGACGAATACCTTTACAAAGCCAGACTGCCTTTAACTCCGGGAACCGCTTGCGGAGCCGAGCCGCAGGCGATTTCCACAGCGGGATTGCCGGCGCTCGTATCCGATTTACGCGTACGGCCCAGCGACATACTCGATGCGCTGAAAACAGTGAGGGCGGAATCCGCCTTGTTTCGGGAAACGGGGGGGGTGCACAGCGTCGCACTGTTCGATTCAGACGGGCGGCTTGTCGCGCGTGCGGACGACGTAGGCAGGCACAACGCATTCGACAAGATCGCGGGAGCATGCCTGCTTTGCAAGCTAAATCCTTCGGCGCTGTTCGCGGTGACGACGGGGAGATTGTCTTCCGAAATAGTCGGAAAATGCTGGCGGCTTGGAGTTCCCCTGCTCGTCTCTCCGTCGTGCGCGACGTCCCGCGCCATTGAAATCGCGGCACTTGCGAATATTGCACTTTGCGGATTCGCGCGCGGCCGCAGGCTGGCCGTTTACAGCGCCGATTGGCGGATAGGAGGGCGAGAATGA
- a CDS encoding ABC transporter permease: MTIGLRKISGFELAVEFAGALLILFIAAPLVRLVLGISAGGIADIFRDRELWTSIALTFRCAAAAAILGILFGVPLAYVLARSRFRCSSLIQGIVDLPVMVPHSAAGIALLGVLGRHSLAQKAAAPLGIEFAGTEAGIALAMTFVSVPFLVNAARAGFEAVPVRLENAARSLGAAPARVFFSISLPLAWRSILGGAALMWGRGISEFGAVIIIAYHPATAPVLVFQRFSDFGLNASRSAAAVLVVAALAVFAILRAIGRANGGEPR, translated from the coding sequence ATGACAATCGGCTTGCGCAAAATATCGGGATTTGAACTTGCGGTCGAATTCGCGGGCGCGCTGCTTATCTTATTCATCGCAGCGCCGCTTGTCCGGCTTGTATTGGGAATATCCGCGGGCGGGATTGCCGATATTTTCCGCGACCGCGAGCTTTGGACTTCCATCGCTCTGACATTCAGGTGTGCGGCCGCGGCCGCAATTCTCGGCATTCTGTTCGGAGTTCCTCTTGCATACGTGCTCGCGCGTTCGCGCTTCCGATGCTCCTCGCTTATACAGGGCATCGTTGATTTGCCCGTCATGGTTCCGCATTCCGCTGCGGGAATCGCGCTTCTTGGAGTGCTGGGGAGGCATTCGCTGGCGCAAAAGGCCGCCGCGCCGCTGGGTATCGAATTCGCCGGAACCGAGGCGGGAATCGCGCTCGCGATGACATTCGTCTCCGTCCCGTTTCTGGTGAACGCGGCGCGAGCCGGATTCGAGGCCGTTCCGGTGCGGCTTGAGAACGCGGCCCGCTCGCTCGGCGCGGCGCCTGCGCGAGTTTTCTTCTCGATTTCCCTTCCCCTCGCGTGGCGCTCGATTCTGGGCGGCGCGGCTTTGATGTGGGGGCGCGGAATAAGCGAATTCGGCGCGGTGATAATAATCGCTTACCATCCTGCCACCGCACCGGTGCTGGTGTTCCAGCGCTTCAGCGACTTCGGGCTGAACGCGTCGCGCAGCGCGGCAGCAGTGCTCGTTGTCGCGGCGCTGGCCGTGTTCGCGATTCTACGCGCAATCGGCCGAGCCAATGGAGGCGAGCCGCGATGA